The following proteins are co-located in the Triticum aestivum cultivar Chinese Spring chromosome 1A, IWGSC CS RefSeq v2.1, whole genome shotgun sequence genome:
- the LOC123055083 gene encoding uncharacterized protein, with protein sequence MGQHPSCLISSLPLYVHPAAKGVGVTHGPSAEMNHVKSALLSGHRPHRLAAAAPQQLAATASFHSTPPLQRKRKTQWQHRFNFYAKRRRNRDTKRTMIRNMSEYAEQLFNSWRDEDEKKDASSGPSWFRGHRWVRDSRNNGFRPHEFFYDTVKSRGGFEFCTSDDDDEPETVFRNAFRGNQHTYYWSFESDDFPRRNSRRSHSESSGHWSYETDDEGEISTQTEVSVARQALGLSTSGPLKLEDVKSAYRTCALRWHPDRHHGSSKATAEEKFKRCSAAYQTLCDSLATA encoded by the exons ATGGGCCAGCATCCTAGTTGCCTCATCTCTTCTCTACCTCTCTATGTTCACCCTGCAGCGAAAGGTGTGGGTGTGACGCACGGCCCATCCGCCGAGATGAACCACGTCAAGTCGGCTCTTCTCTCAGGCCACCGCCCGCACCGTCTCGCGGCGGCGGCGCCGCAGCAGCTGGCGGCCACCGCGTCGTTCCACTCCACGCCTCCCCTGCAGCGGAAGCGCAAGACCCAGTGGCAGCAC AGGTTCAATTTTTATGCAAAACGCAGGAGAAATAGAGACACAAAAAGAACAATGATACGGAATATGTCTGAGTATGCGGAGCAGCTCTTCAAT AGTTGGCGTGATGAAGATGAGAAAAAAGACGCATCTAGTGGACCTTCATGGTTTAGAGGACATCGTTGGGTCAGAGATTCGAGGAATAATGGTTTCCGTCCACATGAGTTTTTTTACGATACTGTCAAAAGCAGGG GGGGATTTGAGTTTTGCAcaagcgatgatgatgatgaaccagAGACTGTTTTTCGCAATGCTTTTCGTGGGAACCAGCACACATATTATTGGTCTTTTGAATCTGATGATTTTCCAAGGAGGAATTCAAGACGTTCTCATTCAGAAAGTTCCGGACACTGGAGTTATGAAACAGACGATGAGGGCGAAATATCCACCCAGACAGAGGTATCTGTGGCGCGTCAGGCTCTTGGATTGAGTACTTCTGGCCCACTAAAACTCGAAGATGTTAAAAGCGC ATACCGGACGTGTGCGCTTAGATGGCATCCAGATCGTCATCATGGCTCATCGAAG GCTACCGCAGAGGAGAAATTCAAACGATGCAGTGCAGCATACCAGACTCTGTGTGATAGTTTGGCTACTGCATAA